The following proteins are co-located in the Terriglobales bacterium genome:
- a CDS encoding AAA family ATPase: MDRGKRRRRRRGNGAPAKTEAPLQPAYPEPGETPVQESQPEPPPAEARDSAAAPEPGRNQPPAARGRRRRRRGARPEQPRVRPTPETTASPRQEAATAEPSAQAGAESLDESRAAVVPGVTAPTPAKRQPRGTVVLAIGLPGSGKTSWYRRRGITPLSSDVLRMLLFDDITEQRYQDLTFSTLRYLLRARLIARMPWNYVDATNLSPRERRGWIKMAHEFGYDVHAVFFDVPLEVCMERNRKRHRMVPEDVMQRMAQKLRPPSFDEGFSKIIVVRVKKSAAQAAAETPEVSSETFPEAEMSSEEAADFPKEPEDY; encoded by the coding sequence ATGGATCGCGGTAAGAGAAGACGACGTCGGCGGGGAAATGGAGCTCCTGCCAAAACCGAAGCGCCGCTGCAGCCTGCCTATCCGGAACCTGGGGAGACGCCAGTCCAGGAATCTCAACCCGAGCCGCCGCCGGCAGAAGCGCGCGATTCTGCCGCGGCTCCCGAACCCGGCCGGAACCAGCCTCCCGCTGCGCGTGGACGTCGCCGCCGCAGGCGCGGGGCTCGGCCGGAACAGCCGCGTGTCAGGCCCACGCCGGAGACGACCGCTTCCCCGCGGCAGGAAGCAGCAACCGCCGAACCCAGCGCCCAGGCGGGAGCCGAATCTCTAGACGAAAGCAGAGCGGCCGTCGTGCCCGGGGTCACCGCACCCACCCCCGCAAAACGTCAGCCTCGCGGTACGGTTGTGTTGGCCATCGGACTCCCCGGCTCGGGCAAGACGAGTTGGTATCGACGCCGAGGAATTACGCCCCTTTCCAGCGATGTCCTCCGCATGTTGCTCTTCGACGACATCACCGAGCAGCGCTATCAAGACCTTACCTTCTCCACTTTGCGCTATCTGCTGCGTGCTCGCTTGATCGCGCGCATGCCTTGGAATTACGTCGACGCTACCAACCTCTCCCCCCGCGAGCGCCGCGGCTGGATCAAGATGGCGCACGAATTCGGCTACGACGTACACGCCGTCTTCTTCGACGTTCCCCTGGAAGTCTGCATGGAGCGCAACCGCAAGCGCCACCGCATGGTGCCCGAGGATGTCATGCAGCGCATGGCGCAGAAGTTGCGTCCACCCAGCTTCGATGAAGGCTTTTCGAAAATCATCGTGGTGCGAGTAAAGAAAAGCGCTGCCCAGGCCGCGGCTGAAACGCCAGAGGTGTCGTCAGAGACCTTTCCGGAAGCGGAAATGTCATCCGAGGAAGCAGCGGATTTCCCTAAAGAGCCCGAAGACTACTGA
- the gap gene encoding type I glyceraldehyde-3-phosphate dehydrogenase, with the protein MAIRVGINGFGRIGRNVLRASLNDHNLEFVAVNDLTDAKTLAHLLKYDSVLGNLHNNVSAGEDCVVVDNRRIRVFAEKDPAKIDWESVGAQVVIESTGRFTNAEDARKHLRGPVKKVIISAPAKNEDLTVVLGVNEDKYDPAKHHIVSNASCTTNCLAPVAKVVNDSFGVVSGTMTTIHSYTNDQVILDFPHKDLRRARAAAISMIPTTTGAAKAIYLVIPELKGKLDGFAMRVPTPNVSVVDLVVFTEKKTTVEEVNAALKKASESGRLAKYLGYENHELVSADYRGDSRSSIVDAPLTRVVGGNCVKVIAWYDNEWGYSCRVRDLIDYMGGKGL; encoded by the coding sequence ATGGCAATTCGAGTAGGAATTAATGGTTTCGGCCGCATTGGACGCAACGTTCTGCGCGCATCTTTGAACGATCATAATCTGGAATTCGTAGCGGTCAATGATTTGACTGACGCCAAGACCCTGGCGCACTTGCTGAAATACGATTCTGTCCTTGGCAACCTCCATAACAATGTCTCAGCCGGCGAAGATTGCGTGGTGGTGGATAACCGGCGCATTCGCGTGTTCGCCGAAAAGGATCCGGCCAAGATCGATTGGGAGTCGGTGGGAGCGCAGGTTGTGATCGAGTCGACCGGACGTTTCACCAATGCGGAAGATGCCAGGAAGCATCTCCGCGGGCCGGTGAAAAAAGTGATCATCTCGGCCCCCGCCAAGAATGAAGATCTGACGGTGGTGCTGGGCGTGAACGAGGACAAGTACGATCCCGCAAAACACCATATCGTCTCCAATGCGTCCTGCACGACGAATTGCCTGGCGCCAGTGGCCAAGGTGGTTAATGACAGCTTTGGCGTGGTTAGTGGGACCATGACGACGATCCATTCCTATACCAATGACCAGGTAATCCTCGATTTTCCCCACAAGGATTTGCGCCGCGCCCGGGCGGCTGCGATATCCATGATTCCCACAACCACGGGTGCTGCCAAAGCCATTTATCTGGTCATTCCCGAGCTGAAAGGCAAGCTGGACGGCTTCGCCATGCGGGTGCCCACGCCCAACGTCTCAGTGGTCGATCTGGTGGTTTTCACTGAGAAAAAGACCACGGTGGAAGAGGTAAATGCGGCGTTGAAGAAGGCTTCGGAATCCGGGCGCCTGGCGAAGTATCTGGGGTACGAGAATCACGAGCTGGTTTCCGCGGATTACCGTGGAGACTCGCGCTCTTCGATTGTGGACGCTCCGCTGACTCGGGTGGTCGGGGGCAATTGCGTGAAAGTGATTGCCTGGTACGACAATGAGTGGGGGTACTCCTGCAGGGTGCGTGACCTGATTGATTACATGGGCGGCAAAGGCTTATAG
- a CDS encoding phosphoglycerate kinase, producing the protein MSKLSVRDLSLNNHRIFMRVDFNVPLDEHGRVTDDTRIRETLPTIEYALRHGARLILASHLGRPKGKPSPKMSLRPVAERLRMLLDSNLSRGENVGFSTDCIGVQAEEMAGKLERGQTLLLENLRFHAEEEANDEKFSKELAKLADYYVNDAFGAAHRAHASTVGITHYVEKSAAGLLMEKELEYLGRALHNPAKPFIAILGGAKVSDKIDVIRSLMTHVDALLIGGAMAYTFLKAEGKQIGKSKVEDDKIELAKELLQEAAQRRVKFLLPVDHVVASEISADALTRTVDEIPADAIALDIGPKTIERFAEEISRAKTIVWNGPMGVFEVQPFARGTNRIAQGVAANAGAVSIVGGGDSVAAVRNAGVADKITHISTGGGASLEFLEGKKLPGVEALTEKK; encoded by the coding sequence ATGTCAAAGCTGTCGGTTCGCGACCTTTCTCTGAATAATCATCGCATCTTCATGCGTGTGGACTTCAACGTTCCACTCGACGAGCACGGGCGAGTGACCGACGACACGCGCATCCGCGAAACCCTACCTACCATCGAGTACGCACTGCGACATGGGGCGCGACTGATCCTGGCTTCGCATTTGGGCCGTCCCAAGGGAAAGCCGAGCCCGAAGATGAGCCTGCGGCCTGTAGCCGAGCGCCTGCGCATGCTGCTGGACAGCAATCTGAGCCGCGGCGAGAACGTCGGCTTTTCCACCGACTGCATCGGGGTCCAGGCAGAAGAAATGGCTGGCAAACTGGAGCGCGGGCAGACGCTGCTTCTGGAGAATCTGCGTTTCCATGCGGAGGAAGAGGCGAACGACGAAAAGTTCTCCAAGGAGCTGGCCAAGCTGGCCGACTACTATGTGAACGATGCCTTCGGGGCAGCTCACCGGGCGCACGCCTCCACAGTTGGGATCACGCATTACGTGGAGAAATCCGCAGCCGGCTTGCTGATGGAGAAGGAACTGGAATACCTGGGACGGGCGCTGCACAATCCTGCCAAGCCGTTCATTGCAATCCTGGGCGGGGCCAAAGTCAGCGACAAGATTGATGTGATTCGGAGCCTCATGACTCACGTCGATGCCCTCCTCATTGGCGGGGCGATGGCTTACACCTTCCTGAAGGCCGAGGGCAAGCAGATCGGCAAATCCAAGGTTGAAGACGACAAGATCGAATTGGCCAAGGAACTGCTCCAGGAGGCCGCGCAACGCAGGGTGAAATTCCTGCTTCCGGTGGATCATGTGGTTGCGTCAGAGATATCAGCCGATGCATTGACTCGCACGGTAGACGAAATACCCGCGGACGCCATAGCGCTGGATATTGGCCCGAAGACGATTGAACGGTTTGCGGAGGAGATCAGCCGCGCAAAAACCATCGTGTGGAACGGCCCCATGGGGGTTTTCGAAGTCCAGCCGTTTGCGCGGGGAACGAACCGCATTGCGCAAGGCGTAGCTGCGAACGCCGGAGCCGTCTCGATTGTCGGTGGAGGGGATTCCGTGGCTGCCGTGAGGAACGCCGGGGTCGCCGACAAGATCACGCACATCTCCACCGGCGGGGGTGCGTCGCTCGAGTTTCTGGAGGGCAAGAAGCTGCCCGGTGTGGAGGCCTTGACCGAGAAGAAATAA
- the tpiA gene encoding triose-phosphate isomerase, which produces MPRKKLIAANWKMYKTPEQTREFFANFLPLVWDHQRDEIVICPPFPDIPAAVEEAKGSRLGIGAQNMFWEKEGAYTGEVSAAMLLAVGCSHVIIGHSERRQYFAETDDTVNKKLNAALDAGLTPIVCVGEMLEEREAGLTDDVLCRQCIMGLRGISGERASKLVIAYEPVWAIGTGKTATPEIAADAHRTVRAEVAKAVGQEVADRMRILYGGSVKPDNAKALMSEAEIDGALVGGASLDPKSFAAIVRY; this is translated from the coding sequence ATGCCGCGCAAGAAACTGATCGCTGCCAATTGGAAGATGTATAAGACCCCGGAGCAGACCCGGGAATTCTTCGCCAACTTTCTGCCCCTGGTGTGGGATCACCAGCGCGACGAGATCGTGATCTGCCCACCGTTCCCGGACATCCCCGCAGCGGTGGAAGAAGCCAAGGGCTCACGCCTGGGAATCGGCGCGCAAAACATGTTCTGGGAAAAGGAAGGCGCTTACACCGGGGAGGTTTCCGCTGCAATGCTGCTGGCTGTGGGATGCAGCCATGTGATCATTGGCCACTCGGAGCGGCGGCAATATTTCGCCGAGACCGACGATACGGTGAATAAAAAGCTCAATGCAGCCTTGGATGCCGGGTTGACTCCGATTGTTTGTGTGGGTGAGATGCTGGAGGAGCGCGAGGCTGGTCTGACCGATGACGTTCTGTGCCGCCAGTGCATCATGGGCCTGCGTGGCATTTCCGGAGAACGAGCATCCAAGCTGGTCATCGCCTATGAGCCGGTGTGGGCCATTGGGACGGGCAAGACCGCGACCCCAGAGATCGCGGCCGATGCCCACCGAACGGTTCGCGCCGAAGTGGCTAAAGCTGTGGGCCAGGAGGTCGCGGACCGCATGCGCATCCTGTATGGCGGCAGCGTGAAGCCGGACAACGCCAAGGCGCTGATGTCAGAAGCGGAGATCGATGGCGCGCTGGTTGGCGGAGCCAGCCTGGATCCCAAATCGTTTGCGGCGATTGTGCGGTACTGA
- the secG gene encoding preprotein translocase subunit SecG, with amino-acid sequence MVILITAIHVAVCLFLIVVVLLQSGKSADIAAAFGGMGSQTAFGPRGAATVLSRATTWSAILFMITSITLSVLASRRSSSGSVLQGIKPAPTQQQKAPANPNPPLQK; translated from the coding sequence ATGGTTATTCTGATCACGGCTATTCATGTTGCTGTTTGTCTTTTTCTGATCGTGGTTGTATTGCTGCAGAGCGGCAAGAGCGCCGACATCGCCGCGGCGTTCGGCGGCATGGGCAGCCAGACGGCTTTCGGCCCGCGCGGTGCCGCTACTGTGCTCAGCCGCGCCACTACCTGGTCTGCCATCTTATTCATGATTACTTCGATCACCTTGTCTGTGTTGGCCTCGCGACGCTCGAGCTCGGGTTCGGTGCTCCAGGGGATCAAGCCCGCTCCGACGCAGCAGCAGAAGGCTCCGGCGAACCCCAATCCGCCGCTGCAGAAGTAA
- a CDS encoding MBL fold metallo-hydrolase, with translation MIHEIFPVGPLQCNCSVVGDETTHEGMVIDPGDNIERVLEILKEHGLKLKQIVITHGHIDHVGGAMKLKRATGAPILINKNDSTQLGLLDMQASWLGMRAPGPVDIDASLEEADQLEVGQSRATVMHTPGHTEGSTCLYFPAEKKLIAGDTLFAGSIGRTDLPGGDFDKIMRSLRDRLMALPDETEVIPGHGPLTTIGEERESNPFLQ, from the coding sequence ATGATCCACGAGATCTTTCCCGTCGGGCCGCTGCAGTGCAACTGCTCTGTCGTAGGGGACGAAACCACGCATGAAGGCATGGTCATCGACCCGGGCGACAACATCGAGCGCGTGCTCGAGATCCTGAAAGAGCACGGCCTCAAGTTGAAGCAGATCGTGATCACCCACGGCCACATTGACCACGTCGGTGGTGCTATGAAGCTGAAACGGGCCACCGGAGCACCTATCCTGATCAACAAGAACGATTCCACCCAGCTCGGGTTGCTGGATATGCAGGCGTCATGGTTAGGTATGCGCGCCCCGGGGCCAGTGGACATCGATGCCAGTCTGGAAGAGGCGGATCAGCTTGAGGTGGGGCAATCTCGGGCTACAGTGATGCACACCCCCGGTCATACCGAAGGCAGCACCTGTCTCTACTTCCCTGCCGAAAAAAAACTGATCGCCGGAGACACGCTGTTCGCGGGAAGCATCGGGCGAACCGATCTCCCGGGCGGAGACTTCGACAAAATCATGCGCTCGCTGCGCGATCGGCTGATGGCACTACCTGATGAAACCGAAGTCATCCCCGGGCACGGGCCGCTAACTACGATAGGCGAAGAGCGCGAAAGCAATCCCTTCCTCCAGTAG
- a CDS encoding pyridoxal phosphate-dependent aminotransferase has product MFSNRTGWNLEPNRFAESLARQRARGKQLLDLTASNPTKVGLHYDAARIVDAFSNPAALSYDPEPKGLLPAREAVSAYYRSRVDASRNLPAPNPDHIILTTSTSEAYSYVFRLLCNAGDEVLVPSPSYPLFQFLADLQDVRLVSFELFYDHGWQIDFHSLERALSSKSRAIILVNPNNPTGSYIHEPEIRRLNEICRARGLALIVDEVFLDFALDGEVRTSFALNREALTFTLSGLSKIAGLPQMKLAWLAVSGDTKQQQEALARLEVIADTYLSVSTPVQIATPVLLGTRYEFQRQLCRRIQTNLAELDRQVAGQEICSRLLIEGGWYAILRVPSTRPDEELVICLLEERQILVHPGHFYDFHSEGYLVVSLITPEAEFAAGIRELLSFVGASS; this is encoded by the coding sequence ATGTTCTCCAACCGCACAGGCTGGAATCTCGAACCCAACCGATTCGCCGAATCGCTCGCCAGACAGCGGGCACGTGGCAAACAGCTGCTCGATCTGACCGCGTCGAACCCGACCAAAGTCGGGCTGCACTACGACGCTGCCAGGATAGTAGACGCGTTCTCAAATCCGGCAGCGCTCTCATACGATCCGGAACCGAAGGGACTTCTTCCCGCTCGCGAGGCCGTGTCAGCCTACTATCGTTCTCGAGTTGATGCTTCCCGCAACCTGCCGGCCCCCAATCCCGATCACATCATCCTGACCACCAGCACCAGCGAAGCCTACTCGTACGTGTTTCGCCTGTTGTGCAACGCTGGAGATGAAGTTCTAGTTCCGAGTCCTAGCTATCCTCTGTTTCAGTTTCTGGCTGACCTCCAGGATGTGCGGCTGGTTTCGTTCGAATTGTTTTATGACCATGGATGGCAGATTGATTTTCACTCGCTCGAGCGCGCTCTCTCGTCGAAGTCTCGCGCCATCATCCTGGTGAATCCGAACAATCCCACCGGGTCATACATTCATGAGCCGGAAATTCGCAGGCTGAACGAAATCTGCAGAGCGCGCGGGCTGGCCCTGATCGTCGACGAGGTTTTTCTAGATTTCGCTCTCGATGGCGAAGTGCGTACCAGTTTCGCGCTTAACAGGGAAGCGCTCACATTCACGCTCAGCGGACTTTCGAAGATCGCCGGCCTTCCGCAGATGAAATTGGCCTGGCTCGCAGTGAGCGGTGACACAAAACAGCAGCAAGAAGCCTTGGCTCGTCTGGAGGTGATTGCCGATACCTATCTATCTGTGAGCACGCCGGTCCAAATAGCCACGCCTGTCCTGCTTGGAACGCGATATGAATTTCAGCGGCAGCTTTGCCGCCGCATTCAAACCAACTTGGCAGAACTGGATCGGCAGGTTGCGGGGCAAGAAATTTGCTCACGCCTGCTGATTGAAGGTGGATGGTACGCGATCCTGCGCGTTCCTAGTACTCGGCCTGACGAGGAACTCGTCATCTGCTTGCTTGAAGAGCGGCAGATACTGGTTCACCCTGGCCATTTCTATGATTTTCACTCCGAGGGCTACCTGGTAGTGAGCTTGATCACGCCCGAGGCGGAATTCGCGGCTGGAATCCGCGAACTCTTGAGCTTTGTGGGTGCTTCGTCCTGA
- a CDS encoding ROK family protein produces the protein MISAVLAADFAKTRIVLAVIDRSGKSLAERSEATPEFTSQSAFADRCLDLASAVAKSARTKYKLVSGGVSVGGTVANESDGIKRPGPSSTNEAEVVKALQKKLKIPLLTEQHRNAMLLGEAWKGSAAKKNDVVLLLAGTGIEAGVLTGGRLLKGSHGLSGNAAWMAVSEADGFEVRRFGGLGAFCSESGVVRAAKNAIDAGFGGLLAEYDPNKFTAADVATLAREGDLTARNIFRRAGRQLGLAAASLISLFDPEMLVLGGSMTSAADLFWDELTQTALARCHPLLAKKVQIKLSKLGDKAALLGAARLAWEAASKETSR, from the coding sequence GTGATTTCCGCAGTGCTTGCCGCCGATTTCGCCAAAACGCGCATTGTGCTTGCGGTGATCGACCGCAGCGGCAAGAGCCTGGCGGAGCGATCGGAAGCCACTCCGGAATTCACCTCGCAATCGGCATTTGCGGACCGCTGCCTGGATCTCGCGAGTGCAGTCGCTAAATCGGCTCGCACTAAATACAAACTGGTCTCCGGCGGCGTTTCGGTCGGTGGGACGGTTGCCAACGAGTCTGATGGCATAAAGCGACCGGGACCCTCCAGCACGAACGAAGCTGAAGTCGTAAAGGCTCTTCAGAAGAAGCTTAAGATCCCTCTGCTCACAGAACAACATCGCAATGCCATGCTGCTGGGAGAAGCATGGAAGGGTTCGGCGGCAAAGAAAAATGATGTGGTGCTGTTGCTTGCCGGAACCGGGATCGAAGCGGGGGTGCTGACTGGCGGGCGCCTGCTGAAAGGGTCTCACGGCTTGTCGGGAAATGCGGCGTGGATGGCAGTCTCCGAGGCGGATGGATTTGAAGTGCGCCGCTTCGGGGGTTTGGGAGCTTTCTGTTCTGAGTCCGGCGTGGTGCGGGCAGCAAAGAACGCCATAGATGCCGGATTTGGCGGCCTGCTCGCCGAATACGATCCCAACAAATTCACTGCGGCCGACGTCGCCACGCTCGCTCGCGAAGGCGATCTTACCGCCCGCAACATCTTCCGGCGTGCCGGCCGTCAGTTGGGATTAGCAGCGGCCAGCCTCATCAGCCTCTTCGATCCCGAGATGCTCGTGCTGGGCGGCAGCATGACCAGCGCCGCGGATCTGTTCTGGGACGAACTCACGCAGACCGCACTCGCCCGCTGTCATCCCTTGCTCGCCAAGAAAGTTCAAATCAAACTGAGCAAGCTTGGTGACAAGGCAGCTCTCCTTGGCGCCGCACGCCTGGCCTGGGAAGCGGCATCGAAAGAAACTTCGCGCTAA
- the rfbD gene encoding dTDP-4-dehydrorhamnose reductase, whose translation MTGSNGLFGHALTLVFGERHEAVALTRRDFDLTDHQRMRSVLLHLRPQLIVHPAGIPDIDLCEREPELAYAVNTEATKALAELAQEIGAALAYISTDAVFDGKKSSPYVESDPTDPPSVYGRTKLLGEQAVKKIPQHWIFRVSVLFGPGKTNFVEKGLRALSAGKDYVVAADQVGSATYTSDAARKILEVIESRRFGLYHLSNQGACSRLGLAVAAAELAGLDKSKVIGKSSDQMGRIGPRLKYAVMEMNALQAAGFALPRPWQEALDEYVGSLKQAGTVKL comes from the coding sequence ATCACCGGAAGCAACGGCTTGTTCGGACATGCCCTGACGCTCGTTTTTGGCGAGCGACACGAAGCTGTGGCTCTTACCCGCCGAGATTTCGACCTCACCGATCACCAACGCATGCGCTCGGTACTGCTGCATTTGAGGCCACAACTGATCGTTCATCCTGCCGGAATTCCCGATATCGACCTATGCGAGCGGGAGCCAGAGCTAGCTTACGCTGTGAACACAGAAGCCACGAAGGCTCTGGCCGAACTGGCACAGGAGATCGGCGCCGCGCTGGCGTACATTTCAACTGACGCCGTATTCGACGGCAAGAAGAGCAGCCCGTATGTTGAGAGCGATCCGACCGATCCGCCCTCGGTGTACGGACGCACCAAGCTGCTGGGCGAACAGGCAGTGAAAAAAATTCCCCAGCATTGGATCTTTCGTGTGTCAGTGCTTTTCGGGCCGGGCAAGACGAACTTTGTCGAGAAAGGGCTGCGAGCGCTGTCTGCTGGAAAAGACTATGTAGTAGCCGCCGACCAGGTCGGATCGGCTACATACACCAGCGATGCGGCACGAAAAATTCTTGAAGTGATCGAAAGCCGGCGCTTCGGTCTCTACCATCTGTCGAACCAGGGCGCGTGCAGCCGCCTGGGGCTTGCGGTCGCGGCGGCGGAGTTGGCAGGGCTGGATAAGAGCAAAGTGATTGGCAAGTCTTCCGACCAGATGGGGCGGATCGGGCCGCGGCTGAAGTATGCAGTCATGGAGATGAATGCTCTGCAGGCCGCCGGATTCGCACTGCCTCGCCCCTGGCAGGAAGCATTGGATGAGTATGTTGGATCGCTTAAGCAAGCTGGCACGGTCAAATTGTGA
- a CDS encoding homoserine dehydrogenase, with the protein MSTLPDSEIMTESSLRPCNVAILGFGNVGRSVADILCHRVSPRLRLTHIFNRGVGRKRVSWMPPHVHWTEDIEDIVSSDADIVVEVLGGLDPAEQWIRRLLESGKSVVTANKQLIAKSGPELQELAQKHGQQLEFGASVAGGIPVLLALQQGLAGDVIFKVTGILNGTCNYILTKMEAAGATFETALAEAQQFGFAEADPTDDVEGYDARAKLAILARVGLHAQIRPEDISCASIRPLGAADFVYATKLDCTIRQVSRAEVEGRHVVAAVEPALVPVSSPLARVQGSQNLVIATGKYGGETVLAGHGAGGHPTAVAVVSDVIAIARARSEDEGFFHHRRITPSKITDDFTAPRYVRFVVKDRPGIIARLSGTFAKHAINIDSVLQYPGYPKNELPFVITLEACGKSLLQEALAEIKDEDFHVQPPLALPILR; encoded by the coding sequence ATGAGCACTCTTCCCGACTCAGAAATCATGACCGAATCGAGCCTGCGGCCGTGTAATGTGGCAATTCTCGGTTTCGGCAACGTCGGCCGTTCGGTCGCCGACATTCTCTGCCATCGAGTTTCGCCGCGACTCCGTCTCACGCACATCTTCAACCGCGGGGTCGGCCGAAAACGGGTGTCCTGGATGCCGCCGCATGTCCACTGGACAGAAGACATCGAAGACATTGTCAGCTCCGATGCGGACATCGTCGTGGAAGTCCTGGGCGGCCTGGATCCTGCAGAGCAGTGGATACGCCGGCTGCTCGAGTCCGGGAAATCAGTGGTGACGGCCAACAAACAACTCATTGCGAAGTCCGGGCCAGAGTTGCAGGAACTGGCGCAGAAGCACGGACAGCAATTGGAATTCGGGGCATCGGTCGCGGGCGGCATTCCAGTGCTCTTGGCCCTGCAACAGGGTCTCGCCGGTGATGTGATTTTCAAGGTTACAGGAATTCTGAACGGTACGTGTAACTACATCCTGACGAAAATGGAAGCGGCGGGTGCGACGTTTGAAACGGCGCTCGCTGAGGCGCAGCAATTCGGATTTGCCGAGGCCGATCCTACCGACGATGTCGAAGGGTACGATGCGCGGGCCAAGCTGGCCATCCTGGCGCGCGTGGGTCTGCACGCACAGATTCGGCCCGAGGACATTAGTTGCGCATCGATTCGTCCACTGGGAGCTGCCGATTTTGTTTACGCCACCAAACTCGACTGCACCATACGCCAGGTTTCACGAGCGGAAGTGGAAGGCCGTCACGTGGTGGCGGCGGTGGAACCAGCGTTGGTTCCCGTCTCCTCGCCGCTGGCACGTGTGCAAGGCAGCCAGAACCTGGTAATTGCCACCGGAAAATATGGCGGCGAAACTGTTCTGGCGGGGCACGGCGCTGGCGGGCACCCGACGGCGGTGGCCGTGGTCTCGGACGTGATCGCGATTGCCCGAGCGCGCTCCGAAGATGAAGGCTTTTTCCATCATCGGCGAATTACGCCGTCGAAGATCACCGACGATTTCACCGCTCCGCGATACGTGCGCTTCGTGGTGAAAGACCGTCCCGGGATCATTGCACGTCTTTCCGGCACGTTCGCCAAGCACGCCATCAACATTGATTCCGTTTTGCAATACCCGGGATATCCCAAGAACGAATTGCCATTCGTAATCACGCTGGAAGCATGCGGAAAGTCATTGCTGCAGGAAGCGTTGGCGGAAATTAAGGATGAGGATTTCCACGTCCAGCCGCCACTGGCCCTGCCGATTCTCCGCTGA
- a CDS encoding homoserine O-acetyltransferase, translating to MKLFEPTLEGDFLFAEDQPFRLEAGGTLQPVSLHYAIYGSLNALDNVALVCHALSGSARVADWWEGMFGTSEAFDLARCCVIGINVLGSCYGSTGPTSVNPETGIPYGPDFPLITIRDMVRSQARLLDHLGIYRLRTVIGGSIGGMQALQWAIEFPDRVATSIPIGATPLSAMGLALNHIQRLSIQSDTHWNGGRYTPEAPPNAGLGLARALAMCSYKSAELFDARYGRRANRNGENPYASLEHRFDIAGYLDYQRNQFNSRFDANTYITISKAMDIFDLVRTYGSEDAAFERIRSRVLMIGVSSDWLFPAADVRALTLRMQNAGVRARYAELVSSHGHDAFLADADELSSVISAHEGWLHPTVNRIPEGRHDQGSLAAGY from the coding sequence ATGAAACTGTTCGAGCCTACTCTGGAAGGCGACTTTCTTTTTGCCGAAGACCAACCGTTCCGGCTCGAAGCTGGCGGTACGCTGCAACCGGTTTCTCTTCACTACGCGATTTACGGATCCCTCAACGCGCTCGATAACGTGGCGCTCGTCTGTCATGCGCTATCAGGGTCGGCGCGGGTTGCCGATTGGTGGGAAGGAATGTTTGGCACCAGCGAAGCCTTCGATCTCGCGCGCTGCTGTGTTATCGGGATCAACGTGCTCGGGTCGTGCTATGGCTCAACTGGTCCAACTTCAGTCAATCCGGAAACAGGAATCCCCTATGGTCCGGACTTCCCGCTCATCACCATTCGCGATATGGTACGCAGCCAGGCTCGCCTGCTGGATCATTTGGGGATTTATCGGCTACGGACGGTCATCGGCGGATCGATCGGCGGAATGCAGGCGCTGCAGTGGGCAATTGAGTTTCCCGATAGAGTAGCGACCTCGATTCCCATTGGAGCTACACCCCTCTCGGCCATGGGACTGGCGCTGAACCACATTCAGCGGCTCAGCATTCAGTCGGATACTCACTGGAACGGCGGCCGGTATACTCCCGAAGCACCGCCCAACGCGGGGCTTGGCCTGGCGCGGGCATTAGCCATGTGCTCATACAAATCGGCCGAGTTGTTTGACGCTCGCTACGGGCGTCGCGCGAACCGCAACGGCGAAAACCCTTACGCATCGCTCGAGCACCGTTTCGATATCGCGGGCTACCTCGACTATCAGAGAAATCAGTTCAACAGCCGCTTTGATGCCAACACTTACATTACGATCTCGAAGGCGATGGATATCTTTGACCTGGTGCGCACTTACGGATCGGAAGACGCAGCGTTCGAGAGAATCCGCTCACGCGTGCTAATGATCGGAGTCTCCTCCGACTGGCTCTTCCCTGCAGCCGATGTGCGGGCTTTGACACTCAGGATGCAGAACGCAGGAGTTCGCGCCCGCTATGCGGAGCTGGTGAGTTCGCATGGCCACGATGCTTTTCTGGCCGATGCGGATGAGCTGTCGTCAGTGATTTCGGCGCATGAAGGCTGGTTGCATCCGACGGTGAATCGCATCCCGGAAGGTCGCCACGATCAGGGTTCATTAGCAGCGGGATACTGA